The Aedes aegypti strain LVP_AGWG chromosome 3, AaegL5.0 Primary Assembly, whole genome shotgun sequence genome contains a region encoding:
- the LOC110679469 gene encoding histone H1-like, protein MSEVATEAAAAAPAASPAKTKKPRAPKGQGKPKKPSTHHPVNDMVVAAIKTLKERNGSSLQAIKKYIAANYKCDVAKLAPFLKKALKNGVEKGKFVQTKGTGASGSFKLKAEAKKAASEKKPKKAGEKKAKKATGEKKKATKKPAGEKKAKKPAGEKKAKKPAAAKKAKVAGAKAAKKAGGVKKAAAPKQKATKPSKTAAKKPKTPKPKKAAPAKKAAAKKTAAKK, encoded by the coding sequence ATGTCTGAAGTTGCCACTGAAGCCGCTGCCGCAGCCCCGGCTGCCTCGCCAGCCAAGACCAAGAAGCCAAGGGCCCCCAAGGGACAGGGCAAGCCGAAGAAGCCGTCGACCCACCACCCAGTCAACGACATGGTTGTTGCTGCCATCAAAACCTTGAAGGAACGCAATGGATCGTCCCTGCAGGCCATCAAGAAGTACATCGCCGCCAACTACAAATGCGATGTCGCCAAGCTTGCCCCATTCCTCAAGAAGGCCTTGAAGAATGGCGTCGAGAAGGGCAAGTTCGTCCAAACCAAGGGCACCGGCGCTTCCGGTTCGTTCAAGCTGAAGGCTGAAGCTAAGAAGGCCGCCAGTGAGAAGAAACCGAAGAAGGCCGGCGAGAAGAAGGCCAAGAAGGCTACCGGAGAGAAGAAGAAGGCCACCAAGAAACCAGCTGGGGAGAAGAAGGCCAAGAAGCCAGCCGGCGAGAAGAAAGCCAAGAAGCCGGCTGCAGCCAAGAAAGCCAAAGTTGCTGGTGCCAAGGCTGCCAAAAAGGCCGGTGGTGTGAAGAAGGCTGCTGCTCCGAAGCAGAAGGCCACCAAACCTTCCAAGACCGCCGCCAAGAAGCCCAAGACCCCAAAACCGAAGAAGGCTGCCCCAGCCAAGAAAGCTGCCGCGAAGAAGACCGCTGCCAAGAAGTAA